From the Rhizobium sp. SL42 genome, the window CGCACTGCCCGCCCATTGGCCATCCGACCATCCGCCCCTCAATATCGGCAAGGTCGGCGTTCTTCTCGTCAATCTCGGCACACCGGACGGTACCGACTACGAATCGATGCGGCGGTATCTGGCGGAATTCCTGACCGACAAGCGGGTCATCGAATGGTCGCGACTGTTCTGGTACCCGATCCTCTACGGCATCGTGCTCAACAAGCGGCCGCAGAAGGTCGGTGAGGCGTACAAGTCGATCTGGAACAACGATCTCGACGAAAGCTATCTGCGCACCTATACGCGCAACCAGGCGGAAAAGCTGGCCGAGGCCCTCAGGGATCTCCCGCATGTACATGTCGATTGGGCCATGCGTTACGGTCAGCCGGCGATCCAGAAGAAATTGGTTGAAATGCAGAAGGCCGGTTGCGAGAGGATCCTCGTTTATCCGCTCTATCCGCAATATGCAGCCGCCACCACCGCCACCGTCAACGACGAAGCCTTCAAGGCGCTCCTGAAGATGCGTTGGCAGCCGGCACTGCGCACGGTGCCGCAATATGCGGACGATCCGGTCTATATCGACGCACTGGCAAACTCGATCGAGACCCATCTGGCAACGCTCGACTGGCAGCCGGAGATCGTCCTGACTTCCTACCACGGCATCCCGATGTCCTATTTCAAGAAGGGCGATCCCTATCACTGCCAGTGCTACAAGACGACGCGCCTGTTGCGCGACCGTCTGGGCTGGTCGAAGGAGAAGCTGATGGTCACCTTCCAATCCCGCTTCGGACCGGAGGAGTGGCTGCAGCCCTATACCGACAAGACCGTGGAGAAGCTGGCAAAGGATGGCGTCAAGCGCATCGCCGTGCTCAATCCGGGCTTCGTTTCCGATTGCCTCGAGACGCTGGAAGAGATCGCTGTCGAGGCAGGAGAGGATTTCCTGCACAATGGCGGCGAGAAATTCACCCATATCCCCTGCCTGAACGACAGCCTCGACGGCATGCGGGTCATCGAAACGGTGGTGCGTCGCGAACTGCAAGGCTGGATCTGAGATCCACACCATTGACCGAACTGACGAAGGGCTGCAGCGATGCGGCCCTTCTTTTATTCTGCCACGAGAAAACATTAAACCAATCGGTTGACAATCAGGACAACGCCAGCCATATTCAACCACATGGTTGAGCAAAATACCCACTATATGAATTTGGTCTTTCACGCACTTGGCGATGCGACACGGCGGCAGATGCTGCACCATCTCTCGCATGGCGAACGCACGGTCAGCGATCTGGCGAAGCCCTGCGAGATGTCGCTTGCGGCAGCCTCCAAGCACATCAAGGTTCTCGAAAATGCCGGCCTGATCCGCCGTGAAATACGCGGGCGGACCCATCTGTGCCGCCTGGATCCCGGACCACTCGCGACGGCGCATGAATGGCTGAACTTCTATCAACGCTTCTGGACCGGTCGCCTCGATACGCTCGAGCGGCTCCTCCGGCAGGACGACAAACAGATATCCCCCGGCCCTGATAAAAAAGAGAGGAATGACACATGACCGAAACAGCAACTCTCGACGCTTATGGCATTGTCACCGAGCCTGCCACCTTGAAGATCGAACGTCTTCTGCCCGGTCCCGTCGAACGGGTATGGGAGTACCTGACCAAAAGTGAACTTCGAAGACAATGGCTGGCCTCCGGAGACATGGACCTGAAGGTCGAAGCGCCTTTCGAACTGACATGGCGCAATGACGAACTGACCGATCCGCCCGGCACCCGTCCCGAAGGGTTTTCCGAGACGCACAGCATGCAGAGCCGGATCACCGAACTGAAACCGCTCAAAAAGCTGACCTTCACCTGGGGTGACTGCGGCAGTGTAACGATGACCCTGGAGCCGAGGGGCACGAATGTGCTGCTGACACTGGTCCACCAGCGCATTTCCGATCGCAAGAACATGCTGATGGTCGGCGCCGGCTGGCACATGCATCTGGATATTCTGGCCGCCCGACTCAATGGCACGAAAGCCCAGCCCTTCTGGGATGGCTGGCTGCGCCTGCGCGAAGAATACGATCAACGCATACCGGCCTGAGCGGATCTCCTCGCACGGCCCGGCAAACGACGAGAGATGCCGTGCATTCAAAGTCGCCATCCGCGATGGTCGATCCGATCCGATCCGGGACATGAAAGGGGCGCCGCGGCGTCCCTTTTTTTGTCGCCGCAGGAAAGGAATTGCTCATGCAACCCGCAAGCGCATCCGCAATGAGCGAGTGCTGATTTTTTATGCAACCAAACAATGAAGGCGATCGAAAAAGGCGTAATATATCAGCGATTTGGTCTCGACGCCCGTCAGTTATCGAACATAACAAAAGCACCTAAAGGTTGACTAACAACATTTGTAAAATTTGACGAATTGCATCTAACGCATTGTATTCAATTGAGATTTCGTATCGATGATTTCTTATATTAACTGACATTTAAATATTGATGCCTAAATTTAAGGCCAACAAAGGAGACGATCATGGCATTTTCTAGATCCACGTTGGCCGCTGCAGCTTTGATGTTGTCGGCCGCCTCAACAGTCGCCGAACCGGCCAAACCTGATGTTCAAAAGATGATTACGCCGGCCGTGATCGAAGAGATGCGCCAGTGGATCGACACCGAAATCGTGCGGGTCTCCGTCGGCGCACAGAATGCCGCCAAGAGCGACCTGGCGCAGGAAAAGATCGACGAGCTCGACAAGATGTGGCGCGCCGAACAGGAGGCTGCCGACAAGCCGCTGATCGCAGCCACCTTGTCCAACCCTTTGTCTGTCTATCTCGCTCGCATGCAGGGTCGGTCGCTCGGTCTCTATGCCGAGATCTTCATCATGGATCAAAATGGCCTGAATGTCGGCCAGAGTTCGATCACCAGCGATTTCTGGCAGGGTGACGAGGACAAGTTCCAGAAGACCTACGACGTCGCCGATGACGCGCTCTTCATCGACGAGGCGGAATGGGACGACGAAGCCAAGATCTGGCGCAGCCAGGTCAGTTTTACGCTGACCGATACGAA encodes:
- a CDS encoding ArsR/SmtB family transcription factor; its protein translation is MVEQNTHYMNLVFHALGDATRRQMLHHLSHGERTVSDLAKPCEMSLAAASKHIKVLENAGLIRREIRGRTHLCRLDPGPLATAHEWLNFYQRFWTGRLDTLERLLRQDDKQISPGPDKKERNDT
- a CDS encoding SRPBCC family protein; protein product: MTETATLDAYGIVTEPATLKIERLLPGPVERVWEYLTKSELRRQWLASGDMDLKVEAPFELTWRNDELTDPPGTRPEGFSETHSMQSRITELKPLKKLTFTWGDCGSVTMTLEPRGTNVLLTLVHQRISDRKNMLMVGAGWHMHLDILAARLNGTKAQPFWDGWLRLREEYDQRIPA
- the hemH gene encoding ferrochelatase, which codes for MTALPAHWPSDHPPLNIGKVGVLLVNLGTPDGTDYESMRRYLAEFLTDKRVIEWSRLFWYPILYGIVLNKRPQKVGEAYKSIWNNDLDESYLRTYTRNQAEKLAEALRDLPHVHVDWAMRYGQPAIQKKLVEMQKAGCERILVYPLYPQYAAATTATVNDEAFKALLKMRWQPALRTVPQYADDPVYIDALANSIETHLATLDWQPEIVLTSYHGIPMSYFKKGDPYHCQCYKTTRLLRDRLGWSKEKLMVTFQSRFGPEEWLQPYTDKTVEKLAKDGVKRIAVLNPGFVSDCLETLEEIAVEAGEDFLHNGGEKFTHIPCLNDSLDGMRVIETVVRRELQGWI